Proteins from a genomic interval of Oncorhynchus tshawytscha isolate Ot180627B unplaced genomic scaffold, Otsh_v2.0 Un_contig_8019_pilon_pilon, whole genome shotgun sequence:
- the LOC121845079 gene encoding regulator of G-protein signaling 22-like, translated as MLGKMTTDLPYITIDHFEDCLSSDDVLVHFFNCFLSLPSFPECVQYNQETGVFEVVSDAAEALSRRIRSAVQYFKSQPLTDPTELTARPVVDNHYTVLCLDREQGVEWILTERLPLFLESDCYFEYRLAKLLSQWGPQGWNQKRDGTSVQPPVTTEPVCPSPGPDDRETLMKVLYVSLGQASVTDMLTMAKDKDKQLPVCTRSVRTPVCSLGREGQRGQASACFSCLPDSESYALSSSLLVSFPLSSSLPDCPLCSSLLDWDKRRGDHSAEQEMKVYLTETEAKTEIEAGTTDEDNGEPKPQSPACSTTDEETVGPHTESPCEGGPATSHSRLKEQQGEGGGSEEENDHDLEFYDVTASIHGDRQGLGDFKDFLKGTLGEKLLHLWMDIERLKTLQDDRSRIRHLVQMRSCYLLTGGQSSLNGELLTRLGLSTSPAGERTDCREFSPASLRHCSATGEETDKVIHTRDF; from the exons ATGTTGGGGAAGATGACAACAG ATCTACCTTACATTACCATCGATCATTTC GAGGACTGTCTGtcttctgatgatgttctggtgcaCTTCTTTAACTGCTTCCTCAGTCTACCT TCGTTCCCTGAGTGTGTACAGTACAACCAGGAGACTGGTGTGTTTGAGGTGGTCAGTGATGCAGCGGAGGCTCTGTCTAGGAGGATCAGGTCAGCCGTACAGTACTTTAAATCACAACCTCTCACTGACCCAACAGAGCTGACTGCTAGACCTGTGGTggacaaccactacactgttctg TGCTTGGACAGAGAACAGGGAGTGGAGTGGATCCTAACAGAAAGACTACCCTTGTTTCTTGAAAGTGACTGCTACTTCGAGTACAG GTTAGCGAAGCTGCTCTCTCAGTGGGGCCCTCAAGGCTGGAACCAGAAGAGGGATGGTACCTCAGTCCAGCCCCCTGTCACCACAGAGCCTGTCTGTCCTTCCCCTGGGCCCGATGACAGAGAGACCCTGATGAAGGTCCTCTATGTGTCACTGGGACAG GCCTCGGTAACAGACATGTTGACAATGGCTAAGGACAAGGACAAGCAGCTGCCTGTCTGTACCCGGTCTGTGAGAACCCCGGTGTGCTCCCTGGGCCGGGAGGGACAGAGGGGTCAGGCCTCAGCCTGCTTCTCCTGCCTCCCTGACTCAGAGTCCTACGCCCTGTCCTCCTCACTCCtcgtctcctttcctctctcctcttcgctcccggactgtcctctctgctcttcACTTCTAGACTGGGACAAGAGACGGGGAGACCACAGCGCAGAGCAGGAGATGAAAGTCtacctcacagagacagaggcaaagacagagatagaggcaGGAACTACAGATGAGGATAATGGGGAACCCAAGCCCCAGAGTCCCGCCTGTTCTACCACTGATGAGGAGACGGTTGGTCCCCACACAGAGAGCCCCTGTGAGGGAGGTCCAGCCACCAGCCACAGCAGACTGAAGGAGCAgcagggggagggtggagggtcAGAGGAGGAGAATGACCATGACCTTGAGTTCTATGATGTCACTGCAAGTATCCATGGTGATAGACAGGGCCTTGGTGACTTTAAGGACTTCTTAAAGGGAACACTAGGAGAGAAGCTTTTGCATCTGTGGATGGATATAGAGAGACTGAAGACCCTACAGGACGACAGGAGTAGAATCAG GCATTTGGTCCAGATGCGTAGCTGCTACCTGCTGACCGGTGGCCAGAGCAGTCTGAATGGTGAGCTGTTAACCAGACTgggtctctctacctcccctgctgGAGAGAGGACAGACTGCAGAGAGTTCAGCCCCGCGTCACTGAGGCACTGCTCTGCTACTGGTGAGGAGACTGAcaaggtcatccacaccagggatttttaa